One Bufo gargarizans isolate SCDJY-AF-19 chromosome 3, ASM1485885v1, whole genome shotgun sequence DNA segment encodes these proteins:
- the LOC122931440 gene encoding chymotrypsin-like elastase family member 1: protein MLRVLVLAILVLGGYCHEDDIRYLEDNENGRVVGGTNAARNAWPWQVSLQYLSGGNWYHTCGASLIRANRVLTAAHCVDRTVSFRVGLGEYSLSANDGTEQYISVSSIRKHASWNTNNVAAGYDIAILWLASSATLNSAVKVATLPASGATLAHNYNCVVTGWGRTSTGGALATILQQATLPVVAHSTCSLSSWWGTTVKTTMVCAGGDGVKSSCNGDSGGPLNCAVNGVYQVHGIVSFGSSLGCNYYRKPSVFTKTSSYIPWINSVSD from the exons ATGCTCAGGGTTCTTGTGCTTGCAATTCTTGTTCTTGGCG GATATTGTCATGAGGATGACATCCGCTATCTTGAAGACAATGAAAATGGACGGGTGGTAGGAGGAACTAATGCAGCAAGGAACGCCTGGCCCTGGCAG gtttctcttcagtatctgtctGGCGGCAATTGGTACCACACTTGTGGGGCTTCCCTGATCCGTGCTAACCGCGTGCTGACCGCTGCTCATTGCGTGGACag AACTGTTTCTTTCCGTGTGGGCCTCGGAGAATACAGTCTTAGTGCTAATGATGGCACTGAACAGTACATTTCAGTCTCTTCCATCAGGAAACACGCTAGCTGGAACACCAACAATGTTGCTGCTGG ATATGATATTGCTATCCTGTGGCTGGCTTCCAGTGCTACCCTGAACAGTGCTGTAAAAGTGGCCACTCTGCCAGCAAGTGGAGCTACCCTGGCCCACAACTACAACTGTGTCGTTACTGGATGGGGAAGAACCAGCA CTGGTGGAGCTCTTGCAACTATTCTCCAGCAAGCCACTTTGCCCGTCGTTGCCCACTCAACCTGCTCTCTCAGCTCTTGGTGGGGTACTACTGTCAAGACCACCATGGTCTGCGCTGGTGGAGATGGAGTCAAGTCTTCCTGTAAT GGTGATTCTGGTGGACCCCTTAACTGCGCTGTCAATGGTGTGTACCAAGTCCATGGTATTGTCAGCTTTGGTTCTTCTCTTGGATGCAACTACTACCGGAAACCATCCGTGTTTACCAAAACCTCCTCTTACATCCCCTGGATCAACAGCGTAAGTGACTAA